One part of the Arabidopsis thaliana chromosome 1 sequence genome encodes these proteins:
- a CDS encoding uncharacterized protein (unknown protein; BEST Arabidopsis thaliana protein match is: unknown protein (TAIR:AT3G18300.1); Has 89 Blast hits to 89 proteins in 11 species: Archae - 0; Bacteria - 2; Metazoa - 0; Fungi - 0; Plants - 86; Viruses - 0; Other Eukaryotes - 1 (source: NCBI BLink).), translated as MICTEALQRISFSSDLGQSDKAPPPVIEPSGLIRRDETLLDSSNSDFEFHISNSFDPGDSSPADEIFADGMILPFHVTAASTVPKRLYKYELPPITSSLSPSPLSPQPLPTKHSEKETNGRASGANSDSEAEKSSKSFWSFKRSSSLNCDIKKSLICSFPRLTRSNSTGSVTNSKRAMLRDVNNHRPSSRSSCCNAYQFRPQKHTGKKGEGGGSFSVIPVLNGPSTFGLGSILRHSNSKDKTKTKKKKNKK; from the coding sequence ATGATATGCACAGAGGCTCTTCAGCGGATTTCGTTCTCGAGTGATCTTGGTCAATCGGATAAAGCACCACCACCTGTGATAGAGCCATCAGGCCTTATCCGAAGAGACGAAACTCTTCTTGATTCATCAAACTCGGACTTCGAGTTCCATATCTCAAACAGCTTTGATCCAGGAGACTCCTCACCAGCGGATGAGATCTTTGCAGACGGTATGATCCTTCCTTTCCATGTAACTGCAGCTTCGACCGTGCCAAAACGTCTCTACAAGTACGAACTCCCTCCCATTACATCCTCCCTTTCTCCATCTCCTCTCTCGCCACAACCGTTACCCACAAAACACAGCGAAAAGGAAACCAACGGGAGAGCAAGTGGAGCAAACTCTGACTCAGAAGCAGAGAAGTCATCAAAGTCGTTTTGGAGTTTCAAGAGAAGCTCCAGCCTCAACTGCGACATAAAGAAGAGTCTCATCTGTTCGTTTCCTCGGCTGACAAGAAGCAACTCTACAGGTTCGGTTACTAATTCTAAGAGAGCAATGCTGAGAGATGTTAACAACCATAGGCCCTCTTCTCGGTCCTCTTGCTGCAATGCGTATCAGTTCAGACCTCAAAAGCACACAGGAAAGAAAGGTGAAGGAGGAGGAAGCTTCTCCGTCATTCCAGTCCTCAATGGTCCATCTACATTTGGGTTAGGATCGATCTTACGCCATTCGAATTCGAAAGATAAGacgaagacaaagaagaagaagaacaagaagtaG